In a genomic window of Diabrotica undecimpunctata isolate CICGRU chromosome 2, icDiaUnde3, whole genome shotgun sequence:
- the LOC140433400 gene encoding uncharacterized protein: MKYLCFIFICVILGISHDQYGVHGEGRPVTRRFTRSAYAEMGLKFAELLKEKIIFNCVANGFHIEDQLRESFTDLEVCLNKERFYISSKEDFLRNVKECSVEPIKLVKSCLTKEQRYFPDFLYNMAKAEIDLIYNNRDVISIYVPVCRKMFEKPEIKQNYLNCLTGSKKLNSSTEIPTSVEIFCERYLSRTHCLTDIYYNECSHIPKVKQYADEIAKAVKSPCSQTYE; the protein is encoded by the exons GAATATCCCACGATCAGTATGGAGTTCATGGTGAAGGTCGTCCAG TAACAAGAAGATTTACAAGAAGCGCTTATGCTGAAATGGGCCTAAAATTTGCTGAACTTCTcaaggaaaaaataatatttaactgcGTTGCAAATGGCTTTCATATTGAGGATCAGTTAAGG gAATCATTTACAGATTTGGAAGTATGTTTAAACAAAGAAAGATTTTACATCTCTTCAAAAGAAGATTTTCTTAGAAATGTTAAGGAATGCAGTGTTGAACCAATTAAATTAGTAAAATCGTGTTTAACAAAGGAACAAAGATATTTTCCCGATTTCCTATACAATATGGCCAAAGCCGAAATTGACTTAATATACAATAATCGTGATGTTATATCTA tttatgTTCCAGTCTGCCGAAAAATGTTTGAAAAACCGGAaatcaaacaaaattatttaaactgTTTAACAGGATCTAAAAAGCTAAACAGTTCCACAGAAATTCCTACATCTGTTGAAATTTTTTGCGA GAGGTATTTGTCGAGAACTCATTGCCTGACAGACATTTACTATAATGAGTGTTCACACATTCCAAAAGTTAAGCAGTATGCAGACGAAATAGCAAAAGCTGTAAAATCTCCTTGCAGTCAAACATACGAAtag